In the genome of Dermacentor silvarum isolate Dsil-2018 chromosome 1, BIME_Dsil_1.4, whole genome shotgun sequence, one region contains:
- the LOC119442247 gene encoding LOW QUALITY PROTEIN: uncharacterized protein K02A2.6-like (The sequence of the model RefSeq protein was modified relative to this genomic sequence to represent the inferred CDS: substituted 1 base at 1 genomic stop codon), protein MTAATTEGLEPFDIAHPEEWEDYAERFQFFLEAQGVTDASKKRSTFLSRCGPATFQLARALVAPAQLKDTPFETILAVLRDHLAPKPPELARRYEFHRRDQAPSESAAAYLAALRTTAQHCNFNDLDTVLRDRFVFGLQNDTVKRRLLAKKEVSFTSAVEEAVAAEAIAREASLPSFQTTNTSRFEPVHQGTTTGDDGEQDTAEDVLRLRASPTERRNTERLGGGPCASCGGPHERRLCRFRGAQCRERGKTGHIAKVCWSRRQLSPRRNARDQARTQQFKTTPRTNISYCDDLAVSAINEVSKPAKRKIHVSVKIEGTQCQMEVDSGSTFSIISDATARHIFPKGRVQNLQPLDVIMRDYQANRIAVRGVGTVRVQFKDFDGPLRLVIVKGERPSLLGLDWFPALGINITGVQIIDQQPSSLDNIFRDFASVFDGTLGCYKGPPVQFALNPEVVPIRLKARRVPFTLRPKIDAELDKLIQQGILEPVDHARWETPIVTPLKANGDVRICADYKCTINKALQQHSYPVPAVNHLLASLSGGTVFAKLDLAQAYQQLPVTDESAEAQTIVTHRGAFRVRRLQFGVSVAPGIFQSLMENLLRGLPGVIPYFDDVLISGASHQELLGRLREVLQRFQDAGLKVKEDKCQLGVTQVEFLGFRVDAEGIHPTLAKTQAILNAPRPLNRAELQAFLGLLNFYHAFLPHKATVAEPLHRLLDKKVPXLWGNLQQTAFDNVKKLLASNQVLTHFDEKKPVILTCDASPYGIGAVLSHRMPDDTEAPIAFYSRTLSPTERNYAQIDKETLAVVAGVKKFHDYVFGRPFQIHTDHKPLLGLFTSDRQTPQMLSPRMLRWSIFLNGYQHTLHYRPGKQLGHADGLSRLPQADQCQDDPSPAEVVMLLDVLPESPVYADDVAKYSSKDAILSRVLNWVWKGWPRCAPSCEFTPFVSRQHKLSAHKGCLLWGDRVVIPQELRFRVLKALHVGHPGIVRMKALARSYVWWPGMDAAIEEWVRRCLPCQETRPEMPRAPVHPWETTRTPWSRLHIDFAGPFQGQTFVIVVDSYSKWLEVMPMSSMTSSAVITTLRRMFATHGLPDTLVSDNGPQFTSTEFRGFLDANLIRQVTSAPFHPSTNGQAERMVRTTKEALSRIIRGSWVQRLADFTLQQHVTPHTVTGRSPCELLMGRRLSTMLDRLHPDRAPDKSSRLAEALPTPRTFQPDDPVFVRNYSQGPPWVPAVISRATARSLMRWFFRTAVCVAGTWTSIVVGAAVP, encoded by the coding sequence ATGACGGCCGCCACAACGGAGGGGCTCGAGCCTTTCGACATCGCTCACCCTGAAGAGTGGGAGGACTATGCAGAACGTTTCCAGTTCTTCCTCGAGGCGCAGGGCGTTACGGACGCCAGCAAGAAGAGATCGACATTCCTCAGCCGCTGCGGTCCCGCCACCTTTCAATTAGCCAGGGCGCTCGTGGCACCGGCCCAGCTGAAGGATACACCTTTCGAAACAATCCTCgccgttctgcgcgaccacctaGCGCCGAAACCACCGGAGCTTGCCAGACGATATGAATTCCATCGCCGCGACCAGGCACCAAGTGAGTCTGCCGCCGCCTACCTCGCTGCTCTTCGAACGACGGCACAGCACTGCAACTTCAACGACCTCGACACCGTGCTACGGGACCGATTCGTGTTCGGACTGCAGAACGACACGGTGAAGCGGCGACTACTGGCGAAAAAAGAGGTGTCTTTCACCAGTGCTGTCGAGGAAGCAGTCGCCGCCGAGGCCATTGCCCGGGAAGCCAGCCTACCCTCGTTTCAAACCACGAACACGTCGCGTTTCGAGCCCGTGCACCAAGGGACGACGACTGGCGATGATGGCGAGCAAGACACCGCCGAAGATGTTCTTCGGTTACGTGCGAGCCCCACTGAGCGACGGAACACCGAGAGATTGGGGGGCGGCCcctgcgccagctgtggaggccCGCACGAACGCCGTCTGTGTCGGTTCCGGGGTGCCCAGTGCAGGGAACGTGGAAAAACCGGGCACATTGCTAAGGTCTGCTGGTCCCGGAGACAGCTTAGCCCACGTCGGAATGCCAGAGACCAAGCCCGGACGCAACAATTCAAGACCACTCCTCGCACAAACATTTCATACTGCGACGACTTGGCAGTTAGTGCTATCAACGAAGTGTCTAAACCCGCCAAGAGGAAGATACATGTGAGTGTAAAAATCGAAGGCACACAGTGTCAGATGGAGGTGGATTCGGGATCAACCTTTTCCATTATCTCCGACGCCACAGCCAGACACATTTTTCCAAAGGGACGTGTCCAAAACCTACAGCCACTTGACGTTATCATGAGGGACTATCAAGCCAACCGTATCGCTGTACGTGGAGTTGGTACCGTCCGAGTGCAGTTCAAAGATTTTGACGGCCCACTGCGCCTGGTCATTGTCAAGGGCGAGCGCCCAAGTCTTCTCGGGCTGGATTGGTTTCCGGCACTCGGTATCAATATCACGGGAGTGCAAATCATCGATCAGCAACCATCCTCACTTGACAACATATTCCGGGACTTTGCCTCTGTGTTCGACGGGACGCTGGGCTGCTACAAGGGACCGCCCGTGCAGTTTGCACTTAACCCTGAGGTTGTGCCTATCCGCCTGAAAGCAAGAAGGGTTCCTTTCACACTGCGACCAAAAATCGACGCCGAACTGGACAAACTGATACAACAAGGAATCCTAGAGCCGGTTGACCACGCTCGTTGGGAAACCCCTATTGTTACACCACTGAAGGCAAATGGGGACGTCCGCATCTGTGCAGACTACAAGTGCACCATCAACAAAGCCTTGCAGCAGCACTCGTATCCGGTACCAGCTGTCAACCACCTGCTGGCATCCCTCTCTGGTGGAACTGTCTTTGCGAAGCTAGACTTGGCACAGGCGTACCAACAGCTCCCAGTGACTGATGAATCTGCAGAGGCACAGACCATTGTGACGCATCGGGGTGCTTTTCGCGTTCGACGATTACAATTCGGTGTCAGCGTCGCACCTGGCATCTTCCAGAGTTTAATGGAGAACCTACTACGCGGACTACCAGGCGTCATTCCATATTTTGATGATGTCCTCATTTCAGGTGCATCACACCAGGAATTGCTTGGTCGCCTTCGAGAGGTCCTTCAGCGGTTCCAAGATGCAGGGCTTAAGGTCAAGGAGGATAAATGCCAGCTAGGAGTGACTCAAGTGGAATTTTTAGGTTTCCGAGTCGATGCTGAGGGAATCCACCCCACACTGGCCAAGACGCAAGCCATCCTTAATGCACCGCGGCCGTTGAACAGAGCTGAGCTACAGGCCTTCCTGGGTCTTCTCAATTTCTATCATGCATTCCTTCCACACAAGGCCACTGTCGCTGAACCCCTGCACCGTTTGTTAGACAAGAAGGTCCCCTAGCTGTGGGGAAACCTACAACAAACTGCGTTCGACAATGTGAAGAAGCTACTGGCATCCAACCAGGTGCTGACACACTTCGACGAGAAGAAGCCGGTAATCCTTACCTGCGATGCGTCCCCGTATGGAATAGGAGCGGTGTTGAGTCACAGAATGCCGGATGACACGGAAGCACCAATCGCTTTTTATTCAAGAACCTTGTCCCCTACGGAGCGGAATTACGCTCAGATCGATAAGGAGACACTCGCTGTGGTTGCCGGAGTAAAGAAGTTCCATGACTACGTATTCGGCCGCCCATTTCAGATCCATACAGACCACAAGCCGCTCCTGGGGCTCTTCACATCAGACCGGCAAACGCCACAGATGCTTTCACCGCGAATGTTGCGTTGGTCCATTTTTCTGAATGGATACCAGCATACTCTCCACTACCGACCAGGAAAACAGTTAGGCCACGCAGATGGTCTCAGTAGACTGCCCCAAGCGGACCAGTGCCAGGATGACCCTTCGCCAGCGGAGGTCGTCATGCTTCTGGACGTACTTCCAGAATCTCCAGTCTATGCAGACGATGTGGCGAAGTACTCCTCCAAGGACGCTATCCTCTCCCGCGTCCTCAACTGGGTGTGGAAGGGGTGGCCAAGATGCGCTCCGAGTTGCGAATTCACACCATTCGTGTCCAGACAACATAAGCTGTCCGCCCACAAGGGATGCTTACTGTGGGGTGACCGTGTGGTGATTCCACAGGAGCTTCGTTTCCGGGTCCTCAAAGCTCTGCATGTCGGACACCCCGGCATCGTCAGAATGAAAGCGCTTGCCCGCAGTTATGTATGGTGGCCCGGCATGGATGCGGCCATTGAGGAATGGGTCCGGCGATGCCTTCCTTGCCAGGAAACACGGCCCGAGATGCCGCGGGCACCTGTGCACCCATGGGAGACGACCCGGACTCCTTGGTCACGCCTGCATATTGATTTCGCTGGTCCATTCCAAGGACAGACCTTCGTGATTGTGGTGGATTCTTATTCCAAATGGCTGGAGGTCATGCCAATGTCGTCAATGACATCGAGTGCTGTAATCACTACCTTACGAAGAATGTTTGCAACTCATGGCCTGCCAGATACCCTCGTTTCAGACAATGGCCCACAATTCACATCCACAGAATTTCGAGGGTTCCTGGATGCAAACCTCATCCGCCAAGTGACATCTGCACCGTTCCATCCATCCACGAACGGGCAGGCTGAAAGGATGGTACGGACCACCAAAGAGGCATTATCTCGGATAATCCGAGGAAGCTGGGTACAGCGCCTGGCAGACTTCACTCTACAGCAGCATGTAACTCCCCACACAGTCACGGGACGCTCCCCGTGCGAGTTACTGATGGGCCGCCGACTGTCTACCATGCTGGACCGGCTGCACCCAGACCGGGCCCCTGACAAGTCCTCCCGGTTGGCAGAAGCTCTGCCTACACCACGCACATTCCAGCCCGACGACCCTGTATTTGTACGCAATTACAGCCAGGGCCCACCATGGGTACCTGCTGTGATTTCCAGAGCAACTGCCCGATCTCTTATGAGGTGGTTTTTCCGGACAGCCGTGTGTGTCGCCGGCACGTGGACCAGCATCGTCGTCGGAGCAGCAGTCCCATGA